A single window of Usitatibacter rugosus DNA harbors:
- the hutH gene encoding histidine ammonia-lyase, translating into MELQPGRLTLPQLAEFARAPQPLTLGAASRSALSAGANAVAAMVRAGKPVYGINTGFGKLAQTHIPDDQLNLLQRNLVLSHSVGVGAPLADGVVRLAMLLKVASLARGYSGVRPEVVDAMLALLAAEVYPEIPSKGSVGASGDLAPLAHMSAVLIGLGRAHHKGKAVSAEEGLRIAGLKPLTLGPKEGLALLNGTQISTALALTGLFAIENVFAAAMVAGAMSVDAAMGSDTPFDARIHELRGHLGQITVAAQYRKLLAQSAIRASHVTGDDKVQDPYSLRCQPQVMGACRDVIDGAAATLLREANGVTDNPLVFPETGESLSGGNFHAEPVAFAADHLALAIAEIGALSERRIALLIDSSISGLPPFLTAASGVNSGFMIAHVTAAALASENKSLAHPASVDSLPTSANQEDHVSMATFAARRLGDMADNTCGIVAIELLAAAQGIDFRRPLKTSAPLEKAHAIIRGVAEHLDGDRFLAHDIEAVKPLVARGAFKALAG; encoded by the coding sequence ATGGAACTCCAGCCAGGACGACTGACCCTCCCGCAGCTCGCGGAGTTCGCGCGCGCGCCGCAGCCGCTCACGCTCGGTGCCGCGAGCCGCAGCGCGCTTTCGGCCGGTGCGAATGCCGTCGCCGCGATGGTGCGCGCCGGAAAGCCCGTCTACGGGATCAACACCGGCTTCGGGAAGCTCGCGCAGACGCACATCCCCGACGACCAGCTCAATCTCCTCCAGCGAAATCTCGTGCTCTCGCACAGCGTCGGCGTCGGAGCGCCCCTCGCGGACGGCGTCGTTCGCCTCGCGATGCTGCTCAAGGTGGCGAGCCTCGCGCGTGGATATTCCGGCGTTCGGCCCGAGGTCGTCGACGCGATGCTGGCGTTGCTCGCCGCCGAGGTCTATCCGGAGATTCCGTCGAAAGGCTCCGTGGGCGCCTCCGGCGATCTCGCGCCGCTCGCGCACATGAGCGCCGTGCTGATCGGCCTCGGACGCGCCCATCACAAGGGCAAGGCCGTCTCGGCCGAGGAGGGCCTTCGCATCGCGGGCCTCAAGCCGCTCACGCTCGGCCCGAAGGAAGGCCTGGCGCTGCTGAATGGAACGCAGATCTCCACCGCGCTGGCGCTCACCGGCCTCTTCGCGATCGAGAACGTGTTCGCCGCGGCGATGGTCGCCGGCGCGATGAGCGTGGACGCCGCGATGGGCAGCGATACGCCTTTCGATGCGCGCATCCATGAGCTGCGCGGACATCTGGGGCAGATCACGGTCGCCGCGCAGTACCGGAAGCTCCTTGCGCAAAGCGCGATCCGCGCCTCGCACGTCACCGGCGACGACAAGGTGCAGGACCCCTACTCGCTTCGTTGCCAGCCGCAGGTGATGGGCGCGTGCCGTGATGTGATCGATGGCGCAGCGGCCACGCTGCTGCGCGAAGCCAACGGCGTGACCGACAACCCGCTCGTGTTTCCCGAGACCGGCGAGTCGCTCTCGGGCGGCAACTTCCACGCAGAGCCAGTCGCCTTCGCGGCCGACCACCTCGCGCTCGCCATCGCGGAGATCGGCGCGCTTTCGGAGCGGCGCATCGCGCTGCTGATCGACTCGTCCATCAGCGGCCTTCCGCCTTTCCTCACCGCGGCTTCGGGCGTGAACTCCGGCTTCATGATCGCGCACGTGACGGCGGCGGCGCTCGCGTCCGAGAACAAGTCGCTCGCACACCCGGCTTCCGTTGATTCGCTCCCGACGTCGGCCAATCAAGAGGATCACGTCTCGATGGCGACCTTCGCGGCGCGCCGTCTCGGCGACATGGCGGACAACACGTGCGGCATCGTGGCGATCGAGCTGCTCGCCGCGGCGCAGGGCATCGATTTCCGCCGGCCGCTCAAGACTTCGGCTCCGCTCGAGAAGGCCCACGCCATCATTCGCGGCGTGGCGGAGCACCTCGACGGCGACCGCTTCCTGGCCCATGACATCGAAGCGGTGAAGCCGCTTGTAGCGCGGGGCGCGTTCAAGGCGCTGGCGGGGTAG
- a CDS encoding glycine betaine ABC transporter substrate-binding protein, whose amino-acid sequence MIRGAAWRLAAGLALLAAAIGAHAAPEPLRIGSKRFTESYVLGEVLVQAASRAGVPAEHKPGLGNTAILFAALRSGSIDAYPEYTGTIAAEILKSSGPLDLATINARLAPLGVAATVPLGFSNSYAIGVREDEALRGNLVTLGDLVRAPRLALGLSHEFLGRRDGWPGLKAAYSLPHSPTALDHGLAYEALNAGQVAAIDVYTTDAKLARGNIVLLEDNKKFFPRYDAVILHRADTPKHYPMAFAAFAGLEGRIDEVTMRSLNARAEIDHVPFAEVARTFLDATPTTVGTGGQRGLWKAIFAPDFGRLTRQHLVLVFGSLFAAVLVGVPLGILAAKVRAVSQPVLAVTGIAQTIPSLALLAILIPITGTIGAVPALIALFLYGLLPIVRNTHAGLLGVSKGQRDAARALGLKPGTILARIELPLALPTILAGIKTAAVIGVGTATIAAFVGAGGYGERIAQGLALNDNEALLAGAIPAAVLALLVHGIFEVIEHLAGQHTWNSSQDD is encoded by the coding sequence GTGATCCGCGGCGCCGCCTGGCGCCTCGCTGCCGGTCTCGCGCTGCTGGCTGCGGCGATCGGCGCCCACGCCGCGCCCGAGCCGCTTCGCATCGGCTCCAAGCGCTTCACCGAATCGTATGTGCTGGGCGAGGTCCTCGTGCAGGCCGCCTCGCGCGCCGGCGTGCCCGCGGAGCACAAGCCCGGCCTCGGCAACACGGCGATCCTCTTCGCGGCGCTGCGCAGCGGCTCGATCGACGCCTATCCCGAATACACCGGCACCATCGCCGCCGAGATCCTCAAGTCTTCCGGACCGCTCGATCTCGCCACGATCAACGCGCGTCTCGCGCCGCTCGGCGTCGCGGCCACGGTGCCGCTCGGTTTTTCCAACAGCTACGCGATCGGCGTTCGCGAGGACGAGGCCCTGCGAGGCAATCTCGTGACGCTCGGCGATCTCGTGCGCGCGCCCCGTCTCGCGCTCGGCCTCTCGCACGAGTTCCTCGGCCGCCGCGACGGTTGGCCCGGGCTCAAGGCGGCGTACAGCCTGCCGCACTCGCCCACGGCGCTCGATCACGGCCTCGCCTACGAGGCCCTGAATGCCGGGCAGGTCGCCGCGATCGACGTCTACACGACCGATGCCAAGCTCGCGCGCGGCAACATCGTGCTGCTCGAGGACAACAAGAAATTCTTCCCCCGCTACGACGCGGTGATCCTGCATCGCGCCGACACGCCGAAGCACTACCCGATGGCCTTCGCCGCGTTCGCCGGGCTGGAGGGCCGCATCGACGAGGTCACGATGCGTTCGCTCAACGCGCGCGCCGAGATCGACCACGTGCCGTTCGCCGAAGTGGCGCGCACCTTCCTCGATGCCACTCCGACGACGGTTGGCACCGGTGGGCAGCGCGGGTTGTGGAAAGCGATCTTCGCGCCGGACTTCGGGCGCCTCACGCGCCAGCACCTGGTGCTGGTGTTCGGGTCGCTGTTCGCCGCGGTGCTCGTGGGCGTTCCGCTCGGCATCCTCGCCGCCAAGGTCCGCGCCGTCTCGCAGCCGGTGCTCGCGGTGACCGGCATCGCGCAGACCATTCCGTCGCTCGCCCTCCTCGCGATCCTGATCCCGATCACGGGCACGATCGGCGCGGTGCCGGCGTTGATCGCGCTGTTTCTCTATGGGCTGCTGCCCATCGTGCGCAACACGCATGCCGGGTTGCTCGGCGTGTCGAAGGGGCAACGCGACGCCGCCCGCGCCCTGGGACTGAAGCCGGGCACGATCCTCGCGCGCATCGAGCTGCCGCTGGCGCTGCCCACGATCCTCGCCGGCATCAAGACCGCCGCGGTGATCGGCGTGGGCACCGCGACCATCGCCGCCTTCGTCGGCGCCGGAGGCTACGGCGAGCGCATCGCGCAGGGCCTGGCCCTCAACGACAACGAGGCGCTGCTCGCCGGCGCCATTCCCGCGGCCGTGCTGGCGTTGCTGGTGCACGGTATCTTCGAAGTCATCGAACATCTCGCAGGACAGCACACATGGAACTCCAGCCAGGACGACTGA